The following DNA comes from bacterium.
AAATCGACATTTTTGATTTGACTAATGTCGATGGTTTTTTCGTTCATCATTGTTTCGGCCATTTGACGGTCCTGATCGTTTAATCGAAGAAATTCAATTAACCTCCGATGATACGGTCCGGTGAGAATGGATCCGTGTTGGAGTACGGCACCTGCTAAACGACGTTGCGCGCTGCCGACGAGTTTGTGGCCATCGACTTGTATTTCATATCGAGCGGAACTTGAAAAACAAGACATTGATTGCGTTTGACGATACAGGGATTTAAAATCCGGTTGCGTCATCACCATCGCCGCCGGAATTCCAACTTCCCGTAAGCCCGTCACGAGCGCTTCACTGATTTGACGATACGTTTCTTCAATTCCCCCTGCGTTACGTTCGCTGAAAATGACGCTGTAAGTCAATTCTTCCGCATGCAGAATAGCACGGCCTCCGGTCGGGCGATACACCACGTCAATGTTTTCGGATGTACATTTTTCCATGTCAATATCATCGATCTTCTGATGTTTACCGAGCGAAATGCAATAAGGCTGCCATTGAAAAAAACGTAAAGTCGGTGGACGCAAACCGTTTCCAAGTTCCTTCGCCAGTTTTTGATCCTGATGCATGTTCCATTGACCGGGATGGACGCCGCTATCGATGTAGTGCCAGATCATCGCGAAATACCGTATTAACACATTGGTAATTAAGAAAAAACTTGCCTTAAAACATCAATTCTGATACATTAGGCGTGTAAATATATTTCGCGGCTTTTTGGATTACAAGTTATTTCTTAGTCACTGTTTAAATTAATTCAATTGGGGGAAATGGATGCGCAGCCTTCCCAATATTCTTACGGTCATTCGCATTTTACTCACGCCTGTTTTTGTTTACTGTTTATTGAGCGACAGTCTGCAAATTTTCGCCGCTTTAATCTTTCTTTTTGCATCCGTAACGGATTGGTATGACGGTTACCTTGCGCGCAAATACGGTTATACTTCGGCATGGGGAAAATTCCTTGATCCATTGGCCGATAAAGTTTTAGTGCTCTCGGCATTTTTTTCATTGGTTTATCTCGGCGTCGTCAAATTGTGGATGGTCGTGGTGATTATGTCGCGTGATTTTGTCGTTACGACATTGCGTTCGTATACGATGAGCCATGGTCAACCGATGATGACCAATTTGTTTGCCAAGTTCAAAACCGTTTCTCAGATGATTATGATTGGTGTGATTTTGATTTTCGTTTCGTTACAATCCGGACTTACTTCGTGGCAAACCGATTATC
Coding sequences within:
- a CDS encoding lipoate--protein ligase family protein, encoding MIWHYIDSGVHPGQWNMHQDQKLAKELGNGLRPPTLRFFQWQPYCISLGKHQKIDDIDMEKCTSENIDVVYRPTGGRAILHAEELTYSVIFSERNAGGIEETYRQISEALVTGLREVGIPAAMVMTQPDFKSLYRQTQSMSCFSSSARYEIQVDGHKLVGSAQRRLAGAVLQHGSILTGPYHRRLIEFLRLNDQDRQMAETMMNEKTIDISQIKNVDLGELKQSIRTAFQKLFNIEFMDEQLEDCISA
- the pgsA gene encoding CDP-diacylglycerol--glycerol-3-phosphate 3-phosphatidyltransferase is translated as MRSLPNILTVIRILLTPVFVYCLLSDSLQIFAALIFLFASVTDWYDGYLARKYGYTSAWGKFLDPLADKVLVLSAFFSLVYLGVVKLWMVVVIMSRDFVVTTLRSYTMSHGQPMMTNLFAKFKTVSQMIMIGVILIFVSLQSGLTSWQTDYRDHINTTVMVINEYNVIYAGMLCVTMLTAASGIVYLYQNRESLRHLAMFSFFKNS